A stretch of Ranitomeya variabilis isolate aRanVar5 chromosome 3, aRanVar5.hap1, whole genome shotgun sequence DNA encodes these proteins:
- the CHST7 gene encoding carbohydrate sulfotransferase 7 — MGRRARSLWLLLLLYAALMLLFLSVMLREGWRTDRKGLADQDYEARWNRSPTRRLCPSLEQALWEDEEEDTVSPLPRTHVYLHATWRSGSSFLGELFNQHPGVFYLYEPAWHMWQSLYPGDAESLQGALRDLLGSLFRCDFSALRLYTGDNLTSAGLFGWKSNKVICSAPFCLASAGDSSSTAGGRRDRVGLVEPKDCEQHCPSRPLRDLEAECRRYPVVVIKDVRLLDLSSLRPLLRDPGLNLRVVQLFRDPRAVHNSRLRSKRSLLRESLQVLRSRLRGADPAGRALQQQLLHQGGANYLLSGSLEVICQAWLRDLLLVRGPSPSWLRHRYLKIRYEDLVLSPKKELRRLLRFTGLSALPELEDFMLNMTRGASYSSDKPFLVSARNAREAVSAWRERLSREQVRRVEEACGDAMQVLSYQLQGG; from the coding sequence ATGGGGCGGCGGGCACGGAGCCTgtggctgttgctgctgctgtacgCGGCGCTCATGCTCCTCTTCCTCTCGGTAATGTTACGTGAAGGCTGGCGGACTGACAGGAAAGGCTTGGCGGATCAGGACTACGAAGCGCGATGGAACCGGTCCCCTACTCGGCGGCTGTGCCCCAGCCTGGAGCAGGCTCtgtgggaggatgaggaggaggacacggTGTCCCCGCTGCCCCGCACACACGTGTACCTGCACGCCACCTGGCGGAGCGGCTCGTCCTTTTTGGGGGAGCTCTTCAACCAGCACCCCGGCGTGTTCTACCTGTACGAGCCGGCATGGCACATGTGGCAGTCTCTGTACCCCGGGGACGCGGAgagcctgcagggggcgctgcgggACCTGCTGGGCTCCCTGTTCCGCTGTGACTTCTCCGCGCTGCGGCTGTACACCGGAGACAACCTCACCTCCGCGGGGCTGTTCGGCTGGAAGAGCAACAAGGTGATCTGCAGCGCCCCCTTCTGTTTAGCCTCTGCGGGGGACTCCAGCTCCACTGCTGGGGGGCGCAGGGACCGAGTGGGACTAGTGGAGCCTAAAGACTGCGAGCAGCACTGCCCGAGCCGGCCGCTGCGGGACCTGGAGGCGGAGTGCCGGCGCTACCCCGTGGTCGTGATTAAAGACGTGCGGCTCCTAGATCTGTCCTCCCTGCGGCCCCTGCTGCGGGATCCCGGCCTCAACCTGCGGGTGGTCCAGCTGTTCCGGGACCCCCGAGCCGTGCACAACTCCCGGCTCCGCTCCAAGCGCTCCCTCCTGCGGGAGAGCCTGCAGGTACTGCGCAGCCGCCTGCGCGGAGCCGACCCGGCCGGCAGAGCTCTGCAGCAGCAGCTCCTGCACCAGGGAGGGGCCAACTACCTGCTAAGCGGGTCCCTGGAGGTCATCTGCCAGGCCTGGCTGCgggacctgctcctggtgcggggcCCCAGCCCATCCTGGCTCCGCCACCGCTACCTGAAGATCCGCTACGAGGACCTGGTGCTGTCGCCAAAGAAGGAGCTGCGCCGCCTGCTGCGCTTCACCGGACTGTCCGCGCTTCCGGAGCTGGAGGACTTCATGCTGAACATGACCCGCGGAGCCAGCTACTCCTCAGACAAACCCTTCCTGGTGTCTGCCCGCAATGCCAGGGAGGCAGTGAGCGCCTGGAGGGAGAGGCTGAGCAGGGAGCAGGTCCGCAGGGTGGAGGAGGCCTGTGGGGACGCCATGCAGGTGCTCTCCTACCAGCTGCAGGGTGGCTGA